The following nucleotide sequence is from Solanum dulcamara chromosome 7, daSolDulc1.2, whole genome shotgun sequence.
AGTTTTACAATTCATTACTTTTTtgtctcaaaaatattttatttgttacaTTTTTGACTTAAATATGCCCCCTAAACTACACATTCTACTTCataataattgaattattgagatatttttttatatttcaaattaattaaattgtcCAATCTTCAAGAATGTTCAAAAAAACTTTAAAGTAATGTATAGTCGGTCTAAGAGTAATAACGAAACCTCGTGGAACTTTGCATCACAAAATGACATGGtccttttccttcttcttttgtcTCTTTTTCCTTATTTGTCCTAATTGGATGTTTGTTACCAATTCTTTAATTTAACCTCACTCttttgcaaaaaaatataataaatgtgGAAACGTAATTTCCAGGAAGTTTACTTGAAAAGGAGAATTCAATTTCAAGCACTAGACGAGTTGAGTGACCACAATTTCAAACTATATGTTGCTACCAACGTTAAACTAACGATGCTATTTGAGTCAGTTTCTTAAATGATCATTTATGTTTAGGAAATTACGtttaaatatcatttttgtTTCATTTCAGATCAAAATATCACTCAACTATCacaatttttcttcaaatataCTTAATATTTCGAAAATCTCCTCTTCTAGTTGGCATATCATATCATTAAagcctcaattttttttaatgatagaTTAATTCATTTGACCAAAATTATAgttttgttctttattttttaaaaataaatagattagtttattaagaagaaatttgcatgcttaaatttttttttcggtacttaaactttatattattttactaaATAGTCATTCATGTTTTGAAAAATGTCTATATAAatcgcttttatttttaaaagacaATAATATTACttaactattattatttttctcaaaaaattacTAAATATCTTAAAAGTCTCCTTCTATTCTAgttgatatttaaaaataatagacTTATTTAACTCATCAAACTtatgtctctctctctctctctctctctctctctctctctctatatatatatatatatatatatatatatatatatatatatatatatatatatatatatataaattatgtgaGAATTTAtgaagattatatatatatatattttcttcaaattttttctACCAAACAAAAttcaatgaaaaaaaatcttCGTATGCAATTATTACCTGAGAAATTTTGAAATCTCTAAGTAAATTATCTAAAacttttacataattttttttcataaaaatattcaaataaatttttaaggTTGACAAAGAGAAAAGTTgataaaaaagagaaatttaataattaacttttattaatttatttttttatttttagttttttatgactattataatatttttttatcatacaATTAAATTCCAATATATATTAATTCGTATCGCATCCCAAATTCATGAAATACAAGTAATAATTGATTAAAATTGCCAATTTTAATTCAATAATACACACATTATACGAGATTAATATGCTGATTAATAAAGATCAAAATTTTATGTtccaatataaatattatttactttctatttttttttcaaaaatatatattgtaagtatgaatttcaaaatacacaattaattctttttaatagttaattgacctttaatattattaattaatataagtTGACGTTCAtgaattatttgtatatcaatattttttgaatatatatatttataaatattcaaaattgatggCATTAGTAAGTTTTAAAAAGCTATTTTTCAtagcataaataaaataaaagtttaattatgataaaagatcCGTAAGTATGAaaatttcttcttaataaattaatatatgtattttttaaaagataataagattattattttagttaaatgagtttgatgaattaaataagtttattatttaaaaaatgagaCTTTAATGACATGACATATCAACTATGAGAGAATGAGACTTTTGAAGTGTTAAGTATATttgaatgaaaataataataattgagtAATATTTTAAAcctaaataaaacaaaaaagataTTTGAAGTCAATTTTCTAACTTGAATGACCATTCAGGAAATTGATTCCAACAGTATTATGTTCAGATAAAAAGAAGACttatagcctgtttggattgacttatttataagcagcttataagttgaaaactgcttataagttaaaaaaaaaagtaggtgcaggccaacttttttttttgacttataagctgttttcaacttataaactgcttaaaataaggtcatccaaataaacccaactatttattgaggtttattttaagtacaaaatgactttaagttggctaGCCAAACatctgaaaacaacttataagtcaatccaaaggCCTCTAAATGTcagtaacaaaataaaaaattacacttcTTGGAATACTTTGCATTTTTCACATGCTTAGGAGAATTTTAAGTTGTTTATACCTAtcaacttttcaaaaaaaaatcaaaatggtCAATGACcatgatttattaaaatagcAGAAATTGCATacccaaaataaaatattttaaatgtctTGGTATTACTGATTTTATTCTCAATATTATATCTCAAAGAATAGAACAATGATAGTATGCAATAGGGAATTTATCAGGACAGTCTGACAGAGGTTAGAGAAAGCACAAACTTaggatgtgttggatagaaagGAAAACATTTCCTCATGTTTAATCGGAAAACAAGATCgttaaaaatgaggaaaaataatttctttaataaaaaaaaacaagtaacaattcatattaattatcttTTCCCATCTTTCAATACACCACACATCTGCCTCGACTCCATATCCCACATCCCCTCAACTCTCCTAAAGTGTTTTCtagattataaaataataatatgttttGTTTACTTGCCAAACACCAAACATCACAcaataaataagaaatacaCCTACATTTTCAAGAGAGCATTTTCCTTCGTACCAAAACACATCCTTAATTCCAATAATTTACCAGCAAGTCAAGCACAGCCTACTAGTAGTCTAAATTTATGTCCAATTTAGTACTAGGAGAATCTTGCACGTGAATCTTTATGTCGCTTTCTATATTTTCTTGTCTCCCATAAAATACCCAACTTGTCAATGTCTTGAAAAATCATGCaaacaaataaaattggagAACAAATTTAATAATAGTATAAAGTAGACCATTACCAACTTTACTCTTGTATTCTTAGTATCTAAAATGATTCTTCCAAGTCAGAGACAGAATTCTCACTTTTATGCTATGAAGTATATTGTACTGATCTTTTTTCCTTTGCTAGGACCTTATGTTCTCTGCTCATCAAAAAATCAGGTGGGAGGGAATGAAACAGACAGAATGTCACTGCTTGCATTCAAGAATATGATCATTGATGACCCGTTCAATATCATGGATTCCTGGAATGATACCATACATTTCTGTGATTGGCCTGGTATCTCATGTGGTCGTCGTCACCGACGAGTCACAGTTTTAGATCTTAGTTCACTGACATTGAGGGGTTCTCTGTCACCAAGCATTGGTAATCTGAGCTTTCTTTATGTCCTTAGcctccaaaataatagtttttcaGGTGAAATCCCATCAGAGATTGGCTACTTACATAAGTTACGCCTTTTACGCCTTGACAATAACTCCTTCACCGGTCATATTCCATCAAACATTTCTTGTTGCTTCAACCTTGTTTCTCTTGTTCTTTCATATAATATGATGGTAGGCGAAATTCCAGCAGAATTAGGCACATTGTTGAAACTAAaacaactttttcttgtttctaaCTACTTTACAGGAGGAATTCCGCCTTCTCTTGGTAATTTTTCTTTACTTGATACCTTTTTGGCAAGCAAGAATAATTTGTTAGGGAAAATACCTGATGAATTATGCCAATTGCCCAACTTAAAGTACTTTGTAGTGAATGAGAACAATTTGAGTGGAACCCTGCCTCCTTGTCTTTTTAATCGTTCCTCTATCGTGGCCATCGATGTTGGAACAAATCATATACAAGGGAATTTGCCTCCATTGCTTGGTATTAATCTTCCTAATTTGCAGTTCCTTAGCATTTATAGAAATAACGTAACTGGAAATATTCCGGTAACATTATCAAATGCTACAAATCTTCAGTTTCTTATTGCTGGTAGAAATGGACTCACAGGAAAAGTACCGCCCCTTGGAAATTTGTTGAACATGCGGAGATTTTTAGTTGCTTTCAATCATCTTGGGAAGGGGGAGGCTGATGACCTTAGCTTTATAGACACATTGGTGAATGCCACCAGCTTGGAGCTTTTGGAGCTCAATACAAATAATTTTGGTGGAATCTTACCTGCATCTGTTAGTAATCTTTCGTCTGAGCTTATAGAGCTTTCATTGTCTTATAATCAGATTTCTGGAGAAATCCCCAGAGGGATATCCAATCTTACGAAGCTAGAGGCTTTCTTTGTGGCTTACAACAGATTTCACGGTGAAATTCCTTCTGAAATTGGTGATCTGATATATCTGCAAGAGTTGGCCTTACTTGGAAATCAGTTCTCTGGCCAAATTCCAGTCTCATTGGGAAATTTACCTTCTTTAACCAAACTCAGTTTGCGAGAAAACAATCTCCAGGGGAGAATTCCTTCCAGTTTAGGCAAATGCCACAATTTGGAGCTGTTGGATCTTGGTTCAAATATACTTAGTAGTTTCATACCATCCGAGATTCTTCAACTCTCATCCTTGTCGGAGGGTGTGGACCTATCTCAGAACCACTTAACTGGTTTCCTTCCGATGGaaattgggaagttgagaaatctAGGCTACTTAAACCTGTCTAATAACAAGTTGCAGGGCCAAATTCCTACCACTCTAGGTACTTGTGTGAAACTTGAAGCACTAGActtaaacaacaacaacttcCAGGGTAATATTCCTTCAACCATGAATAATTTGCGAGGCTTAGAACTTTTAGTCCTTTCTCACAACAATCTGTCAGGTGGAATCCCGGGATTCTTCAAAGACTTCAAATTTTTGCAGATTTTAAATCTGTCTAGCAATAATTTGGAAGGTGCAGTCCCAACCGGAGGCATCTTTAGTAATGCTACTGCTGTTTCCATCATAGGAAATAAAAATCTTTGTGGGGGTATGCCAGAGTTGGACCTTCCGGCTTGCAATGCAGAAGTAAAGAAAGGAAGGAAATCAGGTTTTCCCTTGAAAATAGTAATTCCTGTAGTTAGTGGGCTTATAGGGTTGACATTCATAGTTTGTTTTCTTGTCATACGACAGTTAAGTAGATCGAGAAAAACAGCAGCTAGAGATGTACCTGAAAACTCGACCTTAAGAGTATCTTATCAGTGTCTACTTAGGGAAACTGATGGATTCTCTGCATCAAATTTGCTTGGCATGGGTGCTTTTGGGTCTGTATATAAAGGAATTTCTGAACACGATGGTACGTTTTTTGCTGTTAAGGTATTGGACCTTTCACACCATGCAGCTTCCAGGAGTTTTTTAGCTGAATGTGAGGTTCTAAAGAACATTAGACATCGTAATCTTGTAAAGGTTCTAAGTGCATGCTCAGGTATTGATTATGAAGGTAATGAGTTCAAAGCCATAGTTTATGAATACATGGATAAGGGGAGTCTACAGGACTGGTTGCATTTCACTCCTCAGGAGAACTCTGAGTCACAGGAGCCCCACAAGAAGCTCGGGTTTCTTCAAAGATTAAACATTGCCATTGATGTCGCCTGTGCTCTGGATTATCTCCATAATGATTGCCAAACCCCAATAATTCACCGTGATCTGAAGCCAAGCAATATTCTCCTCGATGAGAACATGACTGCACATGTTGGTGATTTTGGTTTGGCAAGATTTGTTCCACCAGCAATTCCAAACTCATCAGCAAATTCAAAAAGTTCTACAGGTGTAGGGGGGACTATTGGTTATACACCTCCAGGTAATAAATCAAgatttcttatatatatatatcttttgatAAGAATATCTCTAATTTTGTAGTATTTCTCGTTGACATGTAATATATATCACAGAATTGGGTATGGGAAGTGACGCCTCAATCTATGGAGATGTATACAGCTTTGGCATACTGCTCTTAGAAATGTTTACTGGGAGGAGACCAACTGATGAAATGTTCAAAGATAGTTTAAACCTTCATAACTATGCCAATGCTGCTTTACCAGACAGAGTGATGCATATTACAGATCCCATTCTTCTACAGGAACGAGATGAACTTGGAACGAAATACAAACTTGATGACAACACAAGCAGTGCTGGTGACATGTTTCTGTCATTCTTAGTTAAGGTGATTCAAATCGGAGTTTCCTGCTCCGTAGAATCTCCTAAAGTAAGAAAACGGATCAGTGATGTCGTTGGAGAACTCAATTCATTGAGGAAGTTGTTCTTGGAGCAAGCATACCAGAAAGAAAAGGTTTTAAGCTTCAACCCGCATTGACAAACGATGACAGCTATAGCGTTAGTCCTTCTCATGCTTAGTGACATGAGGTTAATATGCACTACGAAATAAATTCATGAGTTTTAGGTTTGATTCTGCTCTTTTAGTTTGTAGTTACAAACCTTTACATTCCTAATAAAAGATAAAACTAAAGATAGCTCTTTGCACGTTTCTTAGTTTAGATGCCTTATTTATTATCTTGAGATATTTATAATTGCTACACTAATAGATCACTGAATAGCATAAATTACACAATTGATCTCAAGCTGCCGTCTGCCATTCCCAACATCATATATATTTGAAGTTCTTGAGATGTAAAATCAGGTCACCGCCTGATGGACTTCTCATATGGTTCTTGAGATctttaaaatatgatatttgcTCTGGTCTCTGGCATCAAATACCACATTCAATTGTTCTCATTCTTAAAGATTGCAGATTTCTAAATGTGTGGTTATATATATGCAAACAGGCAAAACATTCCCCATTTATATAATACTGAACATGATTTAACTAATTTCCCTCACTTTTTCTTTTGATGACTGATAGCACCACCATTACTACTAGACGTTAAATTCATCTCATTCTGAAGCCAGACGTTGGATGAAAAAGTGATACTTAAAATTTGCCAGCAAAGTGGAGTCTTAAACAAAAAGGGAAGCTCAGATGTGCAATTATCATCCCTTAAAGACAGACGATTGCAGAGACCCCCCTAATCACTGCATTGAGCACATATTTAATCTTCACAGCAAACCCCAAGACTGCAACAGCCGTGAATCGAACCTGAGTCAATACTGATGCAGGGTACTATTCTACCACTAGACCACTAATGCTTCTTGTTACCCATTGGTCAAGCTACATTACAATACTTAATTTAGATGTTAACAGAATATATGTGAGTTGTTAGAATACAATGAACGGTTATTAAAAATGTCAACCTGAGTAATCATGTTTTGAAGTTGAGGTCAATTAGGCTTGTAGCAAGAAATAAAGCGAAAATAAGTTCAAATTTTGCACATCAAATGATCCTTCATAAACAACAGTACCTTGTAGTTTTATTGTGGATTTTAGAAGTAACAGAGATTCCCTTAATATTTTGGAgagttgaaaatttaaaatgttATTTGGTTTGCATTTCCCTGGAACCTTCATGAAAGAATATGTTTATGGGTGGACACAAAATTAATACTCCTTTGgttcaatttatttatcttaattaCTATTTGAATGGTCAAAGATTTGTTTTTAccatactttttaaaaataatttgaattgtTAACTATCCTGATTTATagttcttttatttaattttaaatatgaaaattttatttcaaaaattcaataaaacAAAGAGaacaatttcaagaatttcataTCTCTTCAATTTCATATGCACTATAGTTACTCTTAGTTTGCAATGTTGTAACAATTCAATCCATTTTTTTTACGTATTTGTCTGTCGTTACATGACTTGAAGGTTTACATaggtgtatattatgtttttgaAATTAGTGGCATGCTTGGATTGGGATTCCCAGGACTCGAAGGTGTTTCGACATTATTAGaattatattttgttaaataataatttttttagtacTGGCACCTTCTTCGCAATCGCAAGGACATCAATGATGAATACAAAACACTGGGAGATTTGCATCGTCAATGCGAGTTATGTGACTATGAAAGAAAAAGCAAATCAATCTAGGTCATACATTTTTCACGATAGCGGTTGATATTGACTTGATCTCTGAGAGTAACAACATGAGCTTGTTGAGTGTGTGATGGTGTATTGCCTACTCAAATCATTCTGACGCTATATCCCTATGGAAGAATAATAAAACATTTATAATTCATGTCTATCACTAAATAAGGCCTATACATATATTCCGATCCTGAATGTGAAACTGTCCCTCAAAGTTCGAGTTCAAGAACAAACCCTGTGTAATCCTATATGCAATATATGATTCCCTCGCCCGAGTTTAATCCAAGATTCGTGGTATTTAATTGGTGATCAAATGATCAAAAAATAAGAACAAGATATAATAAGCAAATTAGTAATGATGATCAACATTAACTAAAATCTTCAACTACAACAATCATGAATACGTCACAACCCTAGAACAAAGGAAATTAGGTATTCATCCTTGTGAGGAAAACACAAATTATAACTAATATTCAACcacaagaaagaagaaagagatgAATTATGAAAATCTCCTCCCCCTGTGCTTTAGCGCTCCTTATGACCTTTGTAGGTTATATTTCTCCTAAAATATGTTTGTGATGTATCTATCCTATATTGGGACAACCctagaccaaaatacccttaggggtcgtttggtgtgatggATAAAAGGACATAATCATGGGATAAGTTTTTagtactttttaattttttgtttagTTACAAAGTTTGACATAATTTATCACTACTAAAAAAGAGGTAAAAACGACGGGAAAAAATGACGGACTATGTCGCTGCAAAAAGCGACAGTATTTGCGATGCTGTCTGttgctatatttttttaatttttttttagaaaaagcgATGAACAGCGTGTGTTTTTCAGTCGTTTTTAACGGATTTTTCTgccaaatttatatataattaataattaattttttatatataagtaACGATGTAGTCCATCgcttataattaatattaatttattataaattaaataataacgaCACAGTCcgttattttatattaattttaattttttaattatttttaaaaaccttAGCGACAAACAGTGTGTTAGTTCGTCACTTTTGGTCAACTAAATTTGGTCTactatttaaaaatagtaaCGGACTACATCtcttagtccgtcgcttttttggtcaaagtatggtcaattattttttaaaaaagcgacAGACTAAGCGATGCAGTCCGTCACTTATTTTAAATTACCTGATACCATATACGAGATTTCTCccattttttctatttctatcTCTCTCTATCTTATTTCTCTTCCTCTCTCTACCGCCACCCTGTCCTCGCCCTCACCTCGCCGACCCGACCTCGCCGTCTACCGCCACCCGCTTCCTCTCTTTCTAGaccattctctctctctctctctctctcattgCTAAGGTTAGctaggattttttttttgtaatttgagaattttttgatttgttagttagtttatttcatttagtttgttaaatttatgctattaaaatagttaatttatatatttgattgtgaattagtgaatgaagttataattttaattttagggcTTTATTTTGAATTGAGGTGTTTTGAATTAGATTATGAATTGGGTATTTTAGAGTTTGAATTGAAGTGTTTATGAAGTTCgaatgttattaacatagttagTTTGTATATGTAATTGTCAATTAGTGAATGAAGATTTTAGGGCTTTGATATGGACAAATTACATCTCCCTAGAGAAGTATAAAACTGtcattgatcaaatatagaaccaaATAGAGGTTAGGGTCGATTCCacgaggaatatggtttagacttggtcaatcgattattatttttggtaatCAGATTATTTccataaagaattttttttttttaagtaaacgtaattaacaaatcaaataGCAAGTATCAAGTAACAAAGCAACCATTTAATATGGTTTTAAATCAATATAGAACGAAACTAGGGTGTACGTGTTCCCCACAAATTCTTAACTACGTATGcctttttattagtaatccttttctagtgtgttacatgtagaattGATAAGTTAATTTCATCTAAATCCTTGATCCgacaaataagtgaatttcactacgcaacttgatccgtctatgagtgtatgctttactaacccttaccaatgatcccagatttagcCATCCGTTGATctgttcaagctaattagatgaggatgattaaccccaaatctcattgtttaGTCCCTTTTCCCATTCATTACTTCCTTGATCCGACAAGTAAgaataaggcgagttctaacgCTGGCCATCGTTAAAAagcaatgaaaaaataatacatgcatgcacactattcaataattactttttattaagtctacgtctttaattcttcatggttaccacaaccctagttgtggaacTAGCCACTCATAACTATGTggtcacaatcaataatatttgggttaaaataaatcatgcacTTACAGTAACGAATAtgagaatccaaaatcttcagATAAAGTTCGAACGTAATCGTTGATAACAAAAATcgagaattcaagaattaaagcccaaaagtagttcaagcttTTTTCTCACATCTAAAAACGTgcataatacaaaaataaaccTAAGGaatgtatttatagacaactaatCCTAATTAGATATAAACTTGGAAGAAACATAAAACTTTAAGTCGGTTGGGTTCTATGACTCGCCTCTACGGATCGTCTTCAGGTGGATCAGTCGTAGACACAATTCATAACACAATCTTTTGCACTGATGAACTTTTCTTCTTCACGGAcgacttctacgactcataatcTTCAAAACGACTCATGTACTTCATTCGTGGATCAGGTCCTTGACTTTCAACTGCTGTGGTATCTTTAATGGATGTCTTTATGACTCGCAGACATTTGaacgagtcgtagacttgactcGTAACTCCAGCTTCACCTTTTTTTTCTCAATATTATTTTGAAGACTGatacctacgactcgtaggttgGCCTCGTAGACTCCAAAATTCCTGCAAATCAGTGTTGTGTTTCTCCATTTAATACTCCGACTTAGTTTTCCTATAAAACAAACACAACCAACatcaaatctactaacaaaTGCTTAAAGGTCAtgcaatttctcaagtttaaagtgttaaaagtaccataaatccatggtacatcaacaccctcaacttaaaatggTTGCTTGTCCTCAAGAGACATTATTATACTATAATGACACAACGCAACATAAGACCAAGAATCTACAGCAATCACAAGGTTTTTCACCCTTGACCCCTTCCAATTTTCATTCATGATATCATTGCAACCattattttaaatcaaactaaCTCATGCGGATCAATATGAGACATTTCCACACTAATAGACATACTCACATGTAAAGAcaatattgtaaatatttttttaaaatcaggGACGCAAAAAACACTCACGCTCACAAAAGAAATTCAGACCTTCATGCACAATACCGTAGTCTttcccttattttcaatacttagactTGAACAATTGAATTAGGATAACTATAGGACTTTTTTTGGCTTGTAACGTAGGTTCGGGGATAGGTGTGGTATATTTAGATTTTAGTGACTTTTGGTTCTCCTCAAACTTTATCCTTGATTTCACATCTTACAACCCACAACTCGTTTCACTCCTATTCTTCACCTTTACTTTGGGTGTGTCTTTTGTTTTGTTCGTTTCTCAGCACTTTTCCTGTGATTTATACTTTTTATTGATAATGCTTGCTAAGTTATTTGTTCATCTCAACCACTCaccctttttttcctcttttatctCTTCTTTATCGTACATCTCTTTTTACACCTTTTATTTTCTTGCTTTGTTTTTCATACCCCTTCTCTTCTCGCTTTTCTcttatagtagccaccctcaatgtcacgacccgacctaggtcctagtcggAATATGGCAATCAAAactccaaagggctccaaccaagcctcttgtatatatcataagcatacataaggtaaaatataaaagcggaaatatcataagagagtctaagccatatataaaaatcaaaaaaaaatgttttatgacaacatagacttaaacatatgtccaactagatgcctcgaaacatgagtatgggtgggggctaagacatgtccctagctcactctcaatatacaacataagcaaatgtcttttaaaaagaaagtagtaagtaacttgaaactagtccccggtcaatgaggactcaccacaacgcCTTCGATTAGAggatgcctactagttatgtgaaccataaggatcttcaacctcaatccctacattatgagacaatgcaGGCAAAAgttatgcattagtacgttgaaatgtactaagtatgagggtgtgacatgcaaagtaaatcatggaaatgcaagggtcaagtaaatcacatgataagatggaatagataaagtcatgagaaaatcatattgaccaaagcatttaaaacataagttcaagtcataacgtacttaagaaatcatacatatgtgggataggaaccataaccgaaaataagaccatggaagctataacatagaatccgatgatacccacatcgagaaggaggaggttactttgccaaggtagactcctaatcatgaacatgtgctatttgtggatccactagctaggccatcaaGGCAACCTACGAtgacacgtagtttatgggacatgaggctgctactaaggcatTTTATAGGCCCCCCACCCCAAgaaataaactttatatcatacCATACATAATTcctatagataatatcatttggaagtataattgaaaatactcatattttacatcatgaaccctataaatcaaaataggagaattcatggaaaaactcttcaatctAATTCAAtagccatcaatttatatcaaaatagactaattat
It contains:
- the LOC129895117 gene encoding probable LRR receptor-like serine/threonine-protein kinase At3g47570 — encoded protein: MILPSQRQNSHFYAMKYIVLIFFPLLGPYVLCSSKNQVGGNETDRMSLLAFKNMIIDDPFNIMDSWNDTIHFCDWPGISCGRRHRRVTVLDLSSLTLRGSLSPSIGNLSFLYVLSLQNNSFSGEIPSEIGYLHKLRLLRLDNNSFTGHIPSNISCCFNLVSLVLSYNMMVGEIPAELGTLLKLKQLFLVSNYFTGGIPPSLGNFSLLDTFLASKNNLLGKIPDELCQLPNLKYFVVNENNLSGTLPPCLFNRSSIVAIDVGTNHIQGNLPPLLGINLPNLQFLSIYRNNVTGNIPVTLSNATNLQFLIAGRNGLTGKVPPLGNLLNMRRFLVAFNHLGKGEADDLSFIDTLVNATSLELLELNTNNFGGILPASVSNLSSELIELSLSYNQISGEIPRGISNLTKLEAFFVAYNRFHGEIPSEIGDLIYLQELALLGNQFSGQIPVSLGNLPSLTKLSLRENNLQGRIPSSLGKCHNLELLDLGSNILSSFIPSEILQLSSLSEGVDLSQNHLTGFLPMEIGKLRNLGYLNLSNNKLQGQIPTTLGTCVKLEALDLNNNNFQGNIPSTMNNLRGLELLVLSHNNLSGGIPGFFKDFKFLQILNLSSNNLEGAVPTGGIFSNATAVSIIGNKNLCGGMPELDLPACNAEVKKGRKSGFPLKIVIPVVSGLIGLTFIVCFLVIRQLSRSRKTAARDVPENSTLRVSYQCLLRETDGFSASNLLGMGAFGSVYKGISEHDGTFFAVKVLDLSHHAASRSFLAECEVLKNIRHRNLVKVLSACSGIDYEGNEFKAIVYEYMDKGSLQDWLHFTPQENSESQEPHKKLGFLQRLNIAIDVACALDYLHNDCQTPIIHRDLKPSNILLDENMTAHVGDFGLARFVPPAIPNSSANSKSSTGVGGTIGYTPPELGMGSDASIYGDVYSFGILLLEMFTGRRPTDEMFKDSLNLHNYANAALPDRVMHITDPILLQERDELGTKYKLDDNTSSAGDMFLSFLVKVIQIGVSCSVESPKVRKRISDVVGELNSLRKLFLEQAYQKEKVLSFNPH